From a region of the Pongo abelii isolate AG06213 chromosome 9, NHGRI_mPonAbe1-v2.0_pri, whole genome shotgun sequence genome:
- the LIN7C gene encoding protein lin-7 homolog C — MAALGEPVRLERDICRAIELLEKLQRSGEVPPQKLQALQRVLQSEFCNAVREVYEHVYETVDISSSPEVRANATAKATVAAFAASEGHSHPRVVELPKTEEGLGFNIMGGKEQNSPIYISRIIPGGIADRHGGLKRGDQLLSVNGVSVEGEHHEKAVELLKAAQGKVKLVVRYTPKVLEEMESRFEKMRSAKRRQQT; from the exons ATGGCGGCGCTAGGGGAACCCGTGCGGCTGGAGAGAG ATATTTGTAGAGCAATTGAATTATTGGAAAAACTACAAAGGAGTGGAGAAGTACCACCACAGAAACTTCAGGCTTTGCAAAGAGTCCTTCAAAGTGAGTTCTGCAATGCTGTGAGAGAG GTATATGAACATGTCTATGAGACTGTGGACATCAGTAGCAGTCCTGAAGTGAGAGCGAACGCTACTGCAAag GCTACTGTTGCTGCATTTGCTGCCAGTGAAGGACATTCTCATCCTCGAGTTGTTGAGCTACCAAAAACAGAAGAGGGCCTTGGATTCAATATTATGGGAGGCAAAGAACAAAACTCTCCAATCTATATATCTCGAATAATTCCAGGTGGAATTGCTGATAGACATGGGGGCCTCAAACGTGGAGATCAACTCCTCTCTGTTAATGGAGTG AGTGTTGAAGGAGAACATCATGAAAAAGCTGTAGAACTGCTGAAAGCCGCACAAGGAAAGGTTAAATTAGTGGTGCGATACACACCCAAAGTCTTAGAAGAAATGGAGTCGCGCTTTGAAAAAATGAGATCAGCAAAACGCAGGCAACAGACCTAA